Proteins encoded together in one Desulfobacterales bacterium window:
- a CDS encoding DUF4124 domain-containing protein: MNIKLFAIWLLLISFSLTAPLFAQIYKYRDTRGHIVFTDDLSKVPPDKRSDVQKYKEILPGPNDAAQTPAELIPDETHPISEKGSPPEKPAVDETERKKIGEQRQQLENEYLKLLEQKETLVQEEASAAKRYRVMKDKARYRIIRNRLNRQIDDLNKTIAGYEKKIQALDAKPESHPPGRTPRTGE, encoded by the coding sequence ATGAATATAAAATTATTTGCCATATGGCTGTTACTGATTTCTTTTTCTTTAACGGCGCCGCTTTTCGCCCAGATCTACAAGTACAGGGATACTCGGGGGCATATCGTCTTCACCGATGACCTGAGCAAAGTGCCGCCGGACAAACGATCGGATGTCCAGAAATATAAAGAAATTTTGCCCGGTCCGAATGACGCGGCCCAAACGCCCGCCGAGCTCATACCGGATGAAACGCACCCCATATCCGAAAAAGGCAGCCCGCCGGAAAAACCCGCAGTCGATGAAACCGAAAGAAAAAAGATAGGGGAACAACGGCAGCAGCTGGAAAATGAATACCTGAAACTTCTGGAGCAGAAAGAAACGCTCGTACAGGAAGAAGCCTCAGCAGCAAAACGGTACCGGGTAATGAAAGACAAGGCCCGATACCGGATTATACGCAACCGGCTCAACCGGCAGATCGATGACCTGAATAAAACCATTGCCGGGTATGAGAAAAAAATCCAGGCATTGGATGCGAAACCTGAAAGCCACCCCCCGGGGAGAACGCCGCGGACGGGTGAGTAG